Proteins encoded in a region of the Rutidosis leptorrhynchoides isolate AG116_Rl617_1_P2 chromosome 9, CSIRO_AGI_Rlap_v1, whole genome shotgun sequence genome:
- the LOC139868891 gene encoding uncharacterized protein: MGGLIEQGKVPELRDGVPNSLLENCILEPMRDIGYVLRDRDIDVCAYTENPCEVKGAVFEHFRKQFSRPNSFTSRPTLSGWAENAGMLLTQLSDSQNSELEGRFFETEVWNAIKDCGNHKASGPDGFNITFYKKFWSMIKGDLMNALNDFWLKGELSHGCNASFITLIPKKVDPLSLNEYWPISLIGSFYKKWILSCLKSASISILVNGSPTNEFTLQRGVRQGDPLSPFLFILAAEGLNLLAKAAVRNTMFEGVEIGVEKIPISHLQYADDTIFFARGVGLPIGAKISKEVSWKSVIDKFEKRLADWRARSVSFGGRLTLVKSVLNSFPLYFFSLFRAPQCVLKKLECVRRSFFWGGSGNNAKISWVKWDEVILSFEEGGLNLGSLKNNNLALIGKWRWRFKIKPTSLWVRVIKSFYGISGGLDSGGHHFSSNYASVWSSIIRTVTSIEEDGVEFKNSFCRDIGEESNTAFWLDNWISNEPLYLKFNRLYRLETNQQSMVIDRVGWNGLSCEGNWHWKRRHGRLIGDLNELHNLIRGVKIKTEYSDSWRWTSSRHGKFETRLLSDALNSSMTPTGINRFETLRNNLVPKKVEDFVWRARKKRLPVLTELDKRGLDLNSVRCPICDNDIESVDHSLVYCNRSLEIWSKILEWWGFNGSNITSLGDIFDVTSGNSMSTLGAKVWQAVRWSSAYLIWKNRNQKVFKNESWNTPVAICEIQVASYDWIAKRCKSKTSIDWHNWLHNPKSFLNM; this comes from the exons ACAGAGAATCCTTGTGAAGTGAAAGGTGCTGTTTTTGAACACTTTCGGAAGCAATTCAGCAGGCCCAATTCTTTTACGTCAAGGCCCACACTCTCGGGCTGGGCTGAAAATGCAGGCATGCTGCTCACTCAACTTTCTGATTCGCAAAACAGTGAACTCGAGGGTCGATTCTTTGAAACTGAGGTGTGGAATGCAATTAAAGACTGTGGTAATCACAAAGCGTCCGGCCCGGACGGTTTCAACATCACTTTTTACAAGAAATTTTGGAGTATGATCAAAGGTGATCTAATGAATGCTTTGAATGATTTTTGGTTAAAGGGGGAGTTATCACATGGTTGCAATGCCTCTTTTATCACATTGATTCCTAAGAAGGTGGATCCGTTGAGCTTAAATGAATACTGGCCAATTAGCTTAATTGGTAGCTTCTACAAA AAATGGATCCTTTCGTGTTTAAAATCGGCTTCGATCTCAATATTGGTTAACGGTTCTCCAACAAATGAGTTCACGCTTCAACGAGGAGTGAGGCAAGGAGATCCACTTTCTCCGTTTCTATTCATACTAGCGGCAGAAGGCTTAAACTTATTGGCTAAAGCTGCGGTTAGGAATACTATGTTTGAGGGAGTAGAAATAGGGGTTGAAAAAATCCCTATCTCGCACCTTCAATACGCGGATGATACTATATTCTTTGCTCGTGGAGTGG GCCTTCCAATTGGGGCAAAAATATCTAAGGAGGTTAGTTGGAAGTCGGTGATCGATAAGTTTGAAAAAAGGCTTGCGGATTGGAGAGCACGTTCGGTGTCTTTTGGTGGGCGTTTGACTCTCGTAAAGTCGGTGTTAAATAGTTTTCCTTTGTATTttttctcgctctttcgtgccccgCAATGTGTATTAAAAAAACTTGAGTGTGTGAGGCGTTCCttcttttggggtgggtcgggtAACAATGCGAAAATCtcttgggtcaaatgggatgaGGTCATTCTTTCTTTCGAGGAGGGCGGACTTAATCTCGGGTCTCTAAAAAATAATAACTTGGCTCTAATTGGCAAGTGGCGGTGGAGGTTTAAAATCAAACCCACTTCCTTGTGGGTTAGAGTCATTAAAAGTTTTTATGGCATCTCGGGCGGTCTTGATTCGGGTGGGCATCATTTTTCATCTAACTATGCTTCTGTTTGGTCGAGTATTATCAGAACAGTGACATCCATTGAAGAGGATGGGGTCGAGTTCAAGAATTCTTTCTGTAGGGATATTGGGGAGGAATCAAACACAGCCTTCTGGCTTGATAATTGGATTTCGAATGAGCCTTTATATTTGAAATTCAATCGTTTGTACCGGCTAGAAACAAATCAGCAGTCCATGGTGATTGACCGAGTCGGATGGAATGGTTTGAGCTGTGAAGGAAATTGGCATTGGAAGAGGCGACACGGGAGACTTATTGGTGATTTAAATGAGCTGCATAATCTGATTAGGGGCGTAAAAATCAAAACAGAATACAGTGATTCATGGAGGTGGACTTCGAGTAGGCATGGCAAATTTGAAACAAGGCTGCTCTCGGATGCTTTAAACTCGAGTATGACTCCTACAGGTATAAATCGGTTCGAAACTTTAAGGAACAATCTTGTGCCGAAAAAGGTGGAGGATTTTGTTTGGCGGGCAAGGAAAAAAAGATTACCCGTCTTAACGGAACTCGATAAACGAGGACTTGATCTCAATTCCGTGCGTTGCCCTATATGTGATAACGACATCGAATCGGTAGATCATTCTCTTGTTTATTGTAACCGTTCATTGGAGATTTGGTCAAAAATCTTAGAGTGGTGGGGCTTTAATGGATCGAATATTACATCTCTCGGGGATATTTTCGACGTCACATCCGGTAACTCAATGTCTACATTAGGGGCAAAGGTATGGCAAGCGGTTAGATGGTCTAGTGCTTATCTAATTTGGAAGAATCGTAATCAAAAAGTTTTCAAGAATGAGAGTTGGAATACCCCGGTCGCGATATGTGAAATTCAAGTAGCAAGCTATGATTGGATCGCAAAGAGGTGCAAGTCGAAGACGAGTATAGATTGGCATAATTGGTTACACAACCCTAAGAGTTTTCTTAATATGTAA
- the LOC139868892 gene encoding uncharacterized protein, with amino-acid sequence MRVVQMGNICSGSWSWIRSPSGRALGELESLTNLINSFVFNNSDEADSWMWKMAPNGRFTTKLLNETIEEVRNMGSSLRIKTQRNYLTPKKVEVFIWRARLRRLPIRVELDKRGVDLDSVLCRLCNNGIESVEHTLILCQQALEVWERVVKWCGLSNVTNLSIGEAFLGRSTQQLSPIQKDVWQVVEWTCGYLIWKNRNQKIFKNKSWNGALALNKIQIKSFDWISRRIKGKSVDWLSWLSNLISCI; translated from the coding sequence ATGCGAGTGGTTCAAATGGGAAACATTTGTTCAGGATCCTGGAGCTGGATCAGATCACCTTCTGGTCGGGCTTTAGGAGAGCTTGAAAGTCTAACAAATCTAATTAATTCTTTCGTGTTCAATAACAGTGACGAAGCAGATTCATGGATGTGGAAGATGGCTCCAAATGGCAGGTTCACAACCAAACTGCTTAATGAAACAATTGAGGAAGTCAGGAACATGGGAAGTTCGCTTAGGATCAAGACGCAAAGAAATTATCTTACACCAAAAAAAGTCGAGGTCTTCATATGGCGTGCGAGATTGAGAAGATTACCCATTCGAGTAGAGCTAGACAAAAGAGGTGTGGATCTTGATTCGGTTCTATGTCGTTTGTGCAACAATGGTATCGAGTCGGTGGAACATACGTTAATCTTATGCCAACAAGCTTTGGAAGTATGGGAAAGAGTGGTTAAATGGTGTGGACTCTCGAATGTGACAAACCTTAGCATTGGAGAGGCTTTTCTAGGAAGATCAACACAACAATTGTCGCCAATTCAAAAGGATGTGTGGCAAGTGGTGGAGTGGACGTGCGGATACCTCATTTGGAAAAACCGGAACCAAAAGATTTTTAAAAACAAATCATGGAATGGGGCGTTGGCTCTAAACAAGATTCAAATCAAATCTTTCGATTGGATTTCACGACGAATAAAAGGAAAGTCTGTAGATTGGTTATCTTGGTTATCGAACCTGATTTCGTGTATTTAA